The window TCTATTTTTGTGCAGCGAATTCCCTCCAGGGCCTGGTGGTATTGGTAACCATGGATTTAACCTGATCAAAACATTACAGCAAAAAGGTTATGAAGTTTCCATCGTTACCAATTTAGAAAATGCTACTCACGTTGAAAGTCAAAATTTTGCGACTGCCCAACATTTGGAGGTGAATTATATAAATCGGGAAGGCGTTTTGCCTGTTCAGTTCAGAAGAATTTTGGCAGCATTCTCTATCGTTTCTCATCATAATATTATACTTTGTTCGGGCATGTTTTCACTTTGGGTGGCTGGCTTATTAAAAATATTTTACAGAAAGAAAAAATATATAGCCATCATTCACGGAACCGAAGTTACTGATACCAATGCCATACACCAAAGATTCACCAAATGGGCTTTGAAAAAATTCGATACGGTTATATCTGTTTCTAAATATACACAAGAACAAATCGAGCCGAAAAATAAAAAAACTAAATATGAAGTAATTCCAAATGCGATCACCGCAGCCGATTTGCAAAAATATATTGTATCTGAACCTACCAAATGGAAAGGCAATCCCTCCTTGCTTACTGTGGGGAATGTTACCCGCAGAAAAGGACAACAAAATGTGATTAAAGCTTTGCCGCAAATTATTAAAATGTATCCCAAAGTACATTATCACATAGTTGGATTGCCTTCAAAGAAATCAGAATTTGAGACTTTGGCAAACGAATTAAAAGTGAGCGACTATATTACTTTCCACGGCAAGGTTGATGTACAAACACTATATACTTCCTATCAAAGTTGTGATGTGTTTGTGATGCTAAGTGAGAAACAACCCGATGGTGATGTAGAAGGTTTTGGAATAGCGATATTGGAAGCAAATTATTACGGCAAACCTGCCATTGGTGCAACAGCCTGCGGTATTGAAGACGCAATAGAAGAAGGAAGTACAGGCCACAAAGTATCCAACAAAAATCCAGAACTAATTGCAACAGCTTTACAAAAGATAATGGGGAATTACAATCACTATCATACTAATTCGAAAAGCTGGGCAATGAAACATGATTGGAATGATATTGCAGAAGATTATATAAAACTGATGTGATGACGACCAAGCTAATTGTAATATTTGACGCCACTAAAACAGGAAATAGGGAAAGTGGCCTGGGCAATTTTTGTTATAATTTAGGTAAAGAAATTTCGTTGATAAAGCCAGAACGTTTTGAGATACAATTTTTGGTACATAAGGAGCAAATTAATTTATTCGGCCCTGAACATAAATATATAATGCTGAATGCTACCCATAAATTTCCCGTAAACAATTTCAAAAACACGTCATTACTGCATGCTTGCTGGCAACTTAGCTCTTTGCAAAGCAGTAATAAAAAACTGAAATGGCTATACACGGTTCACGATTTAAATTTTCTTTTCAAATATAAAAGTTTCAAAAAAACATATTATACAAGCCGATTTCTAAGTAATATAAAACGTGCCGATAAGGTTGTATGTATCTCGCAAGCTACCAATGTACTCTTTGCTGATTTAACAGGCGATAATTACAGGGCCGATATTATATATAATGGAAATTCACTATCAAATATACTACATACTCAAAAACCTGCAATAGATTTGCCCCAAAGATATTTATTTTTTATTGGAATTATATCACCTAAAAAAAATATTGAAAGCATATTCGAACTATTACAACAAATTCCTGAATTAAACCTTGTACTTGCTGGCGAGGCACAAACTATATACAAACAGCAACTACAGCAAAAAGCCACCCAATTAAATATCGTAAATAGCATTATATTTACTGGCAAAGTGAGCGAAGAAGAAAAACTATATTTATATAAAAATTGTGAAGCATATATTAACCCTTCTATAGCCGAAGGCTTTGGTATTCCAGTAGTGGAAGCCATGAGTATGGGCAAGCCTTTGGTATTAAATAATATTCCTGCATTTATGGAAATAGCAGGAGATTTGGCTTTATATATAACCCCAGAAAACAAAACTGATTTTAGGAATAGTTATGATCACTATCTTCAAAAATTTAATGACTCTGAGATTGAGGATGAGATTAAATGTGCATCACAGAAATTTTCATGGAAACAAGCTGCAGAGAGTTATGTGAAACTATATGAAGATATTTTGTTTGGTGATTGATTCCGATTTGTCATTCCGAGTATGCGAGGCTCGCCGACGGCGGGTACTATGCTTGAGCCTTGCACCTGGCCTTATTAGCAGCAGATGTCTCCTTCTCCCGATAGCTATCGGGAGACGTGACAAACTACTTGTAAACTATGGAGCTACCTAATATATATAACCAATCTCCCCATTTTTAAATTTCAAAACGTTTCCTTCAATTTCCACCAACAAACAACCATATTCATCAATACCTTTTATTATACCTTTTACACATTGAGTCTCTATCAAGAAACTATGAGGCTCCTTCATTCCAAAAAGATGTTTTAAATAATCTGCTTTCAGTGCTTCAAACTTACGGGCACGAAGTTGTTTGTATCGTTCGTCGATGCTATCTGTTAGACGCAACTGACAGGCTGTTAAGTTATACTCCTTTGCTGTCAATATTTTTAACGACGTTGCGTGTGATAATTCAGGTTCAAATTGACTTTGGTTAACATTAATTCCGATGCCTATCACACTACTGGCTATGGAATCGCCACTTAAAGTATTCTGAATAAGCATCCCACAAATTTTCTGACCATTCACCATTATATCATTGGGCCATTTGATCGAAACCCCTTCAATAAGTTCCGCCAAAAAATCATATACCCCCAAACTCATGGCCATCGACAAATAAAACTGCTCTTCGGCTCTAATAAAAGTTGGATAAAGTACAAACGACATTAAAATATTTTGCCCTGGCAATGAGTGCCATTGCTTGCCCATTTGGCCACGTCCACCATTCTGATATGCGGTACTCACAGTAAAACCTTCCTTTACTGGCCCGCTCTTGAGGAGCATTTGCAACTGATGATTTGTGGAGTCTGTTTCCTGCAAAAAAACTTGCTCGTGACCCACAATTTTTTCTGTGGTAAGTAACATGTTGCAAATGTGTGGTATTTGTATTACATTTTTACACGATATTTGCAAAATATTTAATATTTTTTAGTGAAGGGTCAAATCAAGTTAGCACAAAAACAAAATGCCACCGCACAGCAGCTCTTAGACAGCGTGGTGGAAGGCATGAAGGAAAAGAAAGCAAAGAACATTGTAGTTCTAGACATGCTTAACCTCAAATCAGCTCCAGCAGATTATTTCGTAATATGTCATGGTGAGTCAGACAAACAAGTAGAAGCCATAGCCCGCAGTGTGGACGAAGTAGTAAAAAAGAATACAGGTGAAGATGCCCTACATATCGAAGGTCAGGACAATGCCGAATGGATCCTTCTCGATTATTTCAATGTGGTGGTGCATGTGTTCCAACAAGAAAAACGAAATTTCTTCGACATCGAAGGTTTGTGGGGCGATGCCCGAATACAAAATATCGAGGATTAATTTCCCAAATCCCAAACCGCTGCTATAGCCATAGCCGCAGTTTCAGTACGTAATATTTGTTTGGAGATTAATATCGGTTTAAATCCTTGGGCTTTTGCCAAAACAATTTCTGATTCATTAAAATCTCCCTCAGGGCCAATTAAAATTGTCGCTGACTTTTGTGCGTTAAATTTTATATATTCTTTGGCATCACAAAAAGCTATATATTTTTCACCCACAAATTCTTGCTGCATATATTTTTCATACGACATCACACCTTCTATAACGGGCAACCACGAGCGTTTGCATTGTTTTAAAGCAGCAATTGCAATCTTCTGCATTCGTTCCAAATTTAGCTTATTGCGTTCCGTGCGTTTGCATTCAATAAACGAAATTTTAGCTACGCCAAGTTCTGTTAGTTTTTCTAACATCCACTCCATGCGTTCATTGGTTTTTAAAACTGATACAGCAATGCTCAAACTATTAGTTGCAGGATGATGATATAATACTTTATCTAAAATTACTGCGGTTTGTTTGTCGTGAACAGTTTGTATTCTCCCCTCTCCTATCCAACCTTTGCCGTTTAATACTATAATACTTTCGTCATTTTTTATCCTCAATACTTTGGCTCCATGCCACGATTCTTCAGCATTTAAAGTAATTATTTCACCTTCTTTTAGTTCATCACATTCTGGAGTATAAAATGCTATCATGATAATATATTAATCTCTCAACAGCATCTTCGCATCCTCTATCAATTTATATACTTTATTCAAATCAGTTCCATCATAAGCATCACCACGCAAATGCCCTTGTTTATCGACCAACATGAAAAATTTGGTATGTAAAAAATATTCAGGTGATTTCACTCTTGCAGGCGAATCTAATAAATAGCTTTCGGCAGCCGTTGTATACAAATCTCTTTGAGTGCCTGTTAAAAACATCCAGTTTTTGCTTGAATGATGGGCTTCTGCATATTGTTTAAGTATATCAACTGAATCTGTTTCCGGATCAACCGTATGCGACAATATCATAAAATCATTCCTGTCTTTAAAAGCAGAATCCACTTTCATCATATTTTGGCCCATCGGCACACATATACTTTGGCATGTGGTAAAAAAATATTCTACCACATATACTTTCCCCTTTAAATCATTTTGTGTAACTATTTTCCCATCTTGATTGATGAATGAAAAAGGTTTTACTACGTGTCCAGAATCACCGAGAACAGGTATTTCCCTAATGGGCATTACATTATTCTTTTGCCATATATTATATAGAAAAAAACCTATCCCTACTATTGCAACTATAACTAATATCGTTTTTGTATTTTTCATTTTCTATTATAATATACTTTTCATTCTGCAATTGGAGCAAGCCCAATCTCTTTTGCTTTCTCTATCATAAATACAATAGCAGCTTCGCGGTTATTATCTATTTGTCCTTCTAATATTGCTTCTCTTATCGCATCTTTTATTACGCCTACTTCACGTCCAGGTTTTATATTAAATGTTTCCATAATATCCAATCCTGTAATGGGTGGCTGCCAATAGCGAAGATTATCACGCTCTTCTACCTCACGCATTCTTTCGCGTACCTCGTACAAATTTTTTCTAAAAGTTTCTACCTTAGTTTTGTTCTTAGAAGTGATATCTGCATAACATAAAGTAAAGAGGCTATCCACTTCCTCTCCTGCATCAACTATGAGTCTTCTAAAACCACTATCGGTTATTTGTGGACTTTCGGCCAGTGCTTTGGGACGCAAATGTAGCAATACTATTTTAGCCACAAATTCCATCTTTTCATTCAAAGGTAATTTCAGTTTCTTAAATATCTGTTTCACCATGCGTGCACCTTTATCTTCATGGCCATGGAAGGTGAAACCTTCGGGTTCAAATCTTTTGGTGATTGGCTTTGCAATATCATGCAAAATTGCAGCCCACCTTAACCAAAGATCCTCCGTTAATTCACTGATTTGATCGAGCACTTGTAAAGTATGATAGAAATTATCTTTGTGAGAAAGTCCGTTAATAGTTTCTACGCCTTGCAGGGCAACCATTTCGAGAAAGAACCGATGCAAAAGCATTGTATCGAATAAAATTTTAAAACCTATAGATGGTGTTTTAGATAAAATAATCTTATTTAGCTCATCGCTAATTCGCTCCATAGATATAATATCTAAACGGTGTGCATTTGCAGCAAGAGCTTGAAAAGTTTTTTCTTCAATTGTGAAATCTAATTGCGTGGCAAATCTCACGGCTCGCATCATCCTTAATGGATCGTCACTAAAAGTTATATCAGGGTCGAGCGGGGTTTTTATTATACTATTTTGTATATCGTCTACGCCGCCAAATGGGTCATTAAGCTCGCCAAAATTATCGGGATGTAAACTAAGTGCGAGTGCATTAATCGTAAAATCTCTTCGTTTTTGATCATCATCCAAAGTGCCCGGTAATACTTGTGGATTGCGTGATTCAAGACTATATGATTCTTTACGTGCTCCCACAAACTCAAATATCCAATCTTGGGTTTTTAATTGTGCGGTGCCATAGTTTTTAAAAAAGGAAAAATCACATTTTTCTTCATATCTTTTTTTAACTTCGTGGGCTAATTCTATACCATCTCCCAATACTACAATATCTGCATCTTTACTGGGGCGTTGCAAAATAAGATCACGCACAAAACCGCCAATCACGAACACTTGCTTTTGTTGCTCGCCTGCAATTTCTCTTATAATATTAAAAATAGGATGTTGTAATGCCTCTTTCATATTACATGCGTTCTACAGCTTCAATACCCAATATATTTAATCCTTGCTTGAGAACATGGGCAGTAAGTTGCGATATTGCTAAACGGTTGTTTTTTATGGCTTCATCGGATTCACGAACCAATGGTAATTCATGATATAAACGGTTAAATTCTTTGGCTACTTCATATATATAATTTGCTATAATAGCCGGACTATATAATTTGCCCGCTTCTATTATAATACTTGGCCATTTATATATTAATGCCAATAATTCTTTTTCATACTTATCAAATTTTTCTACCAAAACTGCTTGAGGTAATTTACCAAATGTACGCATTACCGAACATATACGGGCATGGGTATATTGTATAAATGGGCCAGTATTACCATGCAAGTCTATACTTTCTGCTGGGTTGAAAAGCATACGTTTTTGTGGGTCAACTTTCAATAAAAAATATTTAAGAGCACCCATACCCAAAGCATGATATAGTTTATTCATTTCTGCTTCAGTAAACCCTTGCGTTTTTCCTAATTCAGTAGTTTTATCTTTGGCGGCTTGCACCATTTCGTCCATCAATTCATCGGCATCAACCACTGTACCTTCGCGTGATTTCATTTTACCACTTGGTAAATCGACCATACCATAACTTAGGTGCATAACGCCCGGAGCATAAGGTTTGCCAAGCTTTTGCAAAATTAATTTTAATACTTTAAAATGATAATCCTGTTCATTTGCTACTACATATATAGATTTATCATAGCCCACCTCATCATATTTTTTTTGAGCAGTTCCTAAATCTTGTGTTATATAAACAGATGTGCCATCGGCACGCAAAACTAATTTTTCATCGAGTCCGTCTGCTGTTAAATCTATCCATACAGATCCGTCTGCCTTTTTGTAGAAAACTCCCGATGTCAAACCCTCCTCCACAAATTTTTTACCTAATAAATAAGTTTGCGATTCATAATAATAATTATTAAAATCGACCCCCATTCTACTATAAGTTTCTTCAAAACCTTTATAGACCCAGCCATTCATCAAAGTCCAAATGCGTAATGTTTCGGCATCACTAGCTTCCCATTTGCGTAGCATCTCCTGGGCCTCTATCATTAAGGGTGCTTGCTTTTCTGCATCGGCTTCTATAATACCCTTTGCTATTAGTTCTTGCACTTCGGCTCTATAATACTTCTCGAATGCTACATAATATTTGCCAACCAATTTATCGCCTTTAGAGCCTGTACTTTCAGGAGTTTCCCCATTCCCATAACTCATCCACGCTATCATACTTTTGCAAATATGGATTCCACGATCATTTACCAAATTGGCTTTATATACTTGGTAGCCGTTTGCTTTTAAAATTTCGGAAACACTCCATCCCAGTAAATTATTTCTGGTATGGCCTAAGTGCAAAGGCTTGTTGGTATTGGGCGATGAATATTCGACCATCACTTTCTGCCCATTTCCTACAGTACCTTTACCGAAAGATGGATTATTATATTGTTCATTTAAAAAATTACTCCAAATATTATCTGCAATTACTAAGTTCAAAAAACCCTTCACCACATTAAAACTACACACCACTTTGGTATTGGATATAATATATTCTCCAAGTTCCGCTGCGGTTTGTTCAGGATTTTTTTTGCTGATTTTTATATAAGGAAAGACCACAAAAGTATAATCACCCTCAAAATCTTGACGGGTGGTTTCCAATTTAACCCCCTCTGGTTTTGCACCATATAGGGTTTCAAATGCTTGTATTATATAGCCCGCAAGCTGATGTTCAATCATAATTTAATGCGGCAAATTTCGGCAAATTGAGCGACTAAGCCAAATTAAACATTGAGCTTATATATAGTACTCGCTCAAGAGGTCAAACCGTTTCAGAACTAAAATGCACACTTTCAAAAACTTTTTTTTTGTAATTAGCTCACAGTTATTATATTTTTGCACTGAAATTTAAAAAATAAACATGACAGATACAAACACAGTGCCTTACAAAGTTAAGGACATTACTCTGGCCGAATGGGGTCGCAAAGAAATCAAACTTGCCGAAGCAGAAATGCCAGGTCTTATGTCAATCCGCAAAGAATACGGTCCTTCACAACCTTTGAAAGGTGCCCGTGTTGCTGGTTGTTTGCACATGACTATCCAAACTGCGGTACTTATTGAAACCTTGAAAGAACTAGGTGCGGAAGTTACTTGGTCATCTTGCAATATTTTCTCAACTCAAGACCATGCCGCCGCTGCTATTGCCGCTGCAGGTATTCCTGTATTTGCTTGGAAAGGTCAAAATGCTGAAGAATTTGATTGGTGTATTGAACAAACCCTTACTGCTTTCAGTAATGGACAATCTTTAAACATGATATTAGACGATGGTGGAGACCTTACCAATTTGGTATTGGACAAATATCCAGAACTTGTCGCTGCTATTAAAGGCCTTTCGGAAGAAACCACCACTGGTGTTCACCGTTTGTATGAGCGTGTTGCTAAAGGTACTTTACCTATGCCAGCTATCAATGTGAATGACTCAGTTACCAAATCGAAATTCGATAACAAATATGGTTGCAAAGAATCTTTGGTTGACGCTATCCGTCGTGCCACTGATATTATGCTTGCTGGCAAGGTTGCTGTGGTTGCGGGTTATGGCGATGTAGGAAAAGGTTCAGCCGAATCATTGCGTGGTGCTGGTTGCCGTGTAATTGTTACCGAAATCGACCCTATCTGTGCACTTCAAGCCGCTATGGATGGTTTCCAAGTAATGCCTATGAGCAAAGCGGTAAATCATGCAAGCATTTTTGTTACTGCTACGGGTAATGTAAATATTATCAATGGCAAACACTTCGAGGCCATGCGTGATAAGTCAATCGTGTGTAACATTGGCCATTTCGATAATGAAATTGACGTTGCTTGGTTAAATAACAACCACAAAAAAGACACTTTGAAACCTCAAGTAGATGTGTATACGGTGAATGGCAAAGAAATTATTTTGCTTGCTGAAGGTCGTTTGGTAAACTTAGGTTGTGCTATGGGTCATCCTTCATTTGTAATGAGCAATTCATTCAGCAACCAAACACTTGCTCAAATTGAGTTGTGGAATAATAGCCATAATTATAAAAACGAAGTATATGTATTGCCAAAAATTCTTGACGAGAAAGTAGCCGCATTACATCTTGCCCACGTAGGTGCAGAGTTAGAAATACTTGACACGCAACAAGCCGATTACATTGGTGTTCCAGTTAATGGCCCCTTCAAAAAGGACACATACAGATATTAATTTTATATCAATCATTCAAAAGCCGGGCTATACATTGCTCGGCTTTTTTTATGCCTTATGCCAATTCTTAAACAATAATAGTTCTAAGCCTGTGGCGGATTTGGTTTGTAGAATGTTAATGCCGAACTACAATACGTTTTGTCCCTTTCTTTTGGAATATTATATATTGAGTTTCGGTGGTAATGCCGAACTACATCCCGAAAGCCCCGCTTAATCCCGATAATTATCGGGATGAGGGGGATTAGTCCCCCTTTTTTTGGACTATTATATATTGAGTGTCGGTATTATCAGTCTCGAAGCTGCTGCTAATATCAGAACTAATAGTCAAAATTGGTTTTATAATACAATACCATTTCTTTGGCTACTTGTTCCCATGAGAATTTTGCTGCTTGAATTCTAGCATTCTTTCTCATTTGTTTGTTCAAAGATTCATCATTGAAGAGTTGCGTTACCACATCAATAGTGTCATGCATATTATTATTCTTTATCATAAAACTACAACTTTCATCTAAATAACCTCTATTCCCTAAAATATCAGTAGTTACTATA is drawn from Bacteroidota bacterium and contains these coding sequences:
- the ahcY gene encoding adenosylhomocysteinase codes for the protein MTDTNTVPYKVKDITLAEWGRKEIKLAEAEMPGLMSIRKEYGPSQPLKGARVAGCLHMTIQTAVLIETLKELGAEVTWSSCNIFSTQDHAAAAIAAAGIPVFAWKGQNAEEFDWCIEQTLTAFSNGQSLNMILDDGGDLTNLVLDKYPELVAAIKGLSEETTTGVHRLYERVAKGTLPMPAINVNDSVTKSKFDNKYGCKESLVDAIRRATDIMLAGKVAVVAGYGDVGKGSAESLRGAGCRVIVTEIDPICALQAAMDGFQVMPMSKAVNHASIFVTATGNVNIINGKHFEAMRDKSIVCNIGHFDNEIDVAWLNNNHKKDTLKPQVDVYTVNGKEIILLAEGRLVNLGCAMGHPSFVMSNSFSNQTLAQIELWNNSHNYKNEVYVLPKILDEKVAALHLAHVGAELEILDTQQADYIGVPVNGPFKKDTYRY
- the rsfS gene encoding ribosome silencing factor, whose amino-acid sequence is MKGQIKLAQKQNATAQQLLDSVVEGMKEKKAKNIVVLDMLNLKSAPADYFVICHGESDKQVEAIARSVDEVVKKNTGEDALHIEGQDNAEWILLDYFNVVVHVFQQEKRNFFDIEGLWGDARIQNIED
- a CDS encoding glycosyltransferase family 1 protein, which translates into the protein MTTKLIVIFDATKTGNRESGLGNFCYNLGKEISLIKPERFEIQFLVHKEQINLFGPEHKYIMLNATHKFPVNNFKNTSLLHACWQLSSLQSSNKKLKWLYTVHDLNFLFKYKSFKKTYYTSRFLSNIKRADKVVCISQATNVLFADLTGDNYRADIIYNGNSLSNILHTQKPAIDLPQRYLFFIGIISPKKNIESIFELLQQIPELNLVLAGEAQTIYKQQLQQKATQLNIVNSIIFTGKVSEEEKLYLYKNCEAYINPSIAEGFGIPVVEAMSMGKPLVLNNIPAFMEIAGDLALYITPENKTDFRNSYDHYLQKFNDSEIEDEIKCASQKFSWKQAAESYVKLYEDILFGD
- a CDS encoding biotin--[acetyl-CoA-carboxylase] ligase, which encodes MLLTTEKIVGHEQVFLQETDSTNHQLQMLLKSGPVKEGFTVSTAYQNGGRGQMGKQWHSLPGQNILMSFVLYPTFIRAEEQFYLSMAMSLGVYDFLAELIEGVSIKWPNDIMVNGQKICGMLIQNTLSGDSIASSVIGIGINVNQSQFEPELSHATSLKILTAKEYNLTACQLRLTDSIDERYKQLRARKFEALKADYLKHLFGMKEPHSFLIETQCVKGIIKGIDEYGCLLVEIEGNVLKFKNGEIGYIY
- a CDS encoding HD domain-containing protein, yielding MKEALQHPIFNIIREIAGEQQKQVFVIGGFVRDLILQRPSKDADIVVLGDGIELAHEVKKRYEEKCDFSFFKNYGTAQLKTQDWIFEFVGARKESYSLESRNPQVLPGTLDDDQKRRDFTINALALSLHPDNFGELNDPFGGVDDIQNSIIKTPLDPDITFSDDPLRMMRAVRFATQLDFTIEEKTFQALAANAHRLDIISMERISDELNKIILSKTPSIGFKILFDTMLLHRFFLEMVALQGVETINGLSHKDNFYHTLQVLDQISELTEDLWLRWAAILHDIAKPITKRFEPEGFTFHGHEDKGARMVKQIFKKLKLPLNEKMEFVAKIVLLHLRPKALAESPQITDSGFRRLIVDAGEEVDSLFTLCYADITSKNKTKVETFRKNLYEVRERMREVEERDNLRYWQPPITGLDIMETFNIKPGREVGVIKDAIREAILEGQIDNNREAAIVFMIEKAKEIGLAPIAE
- the argS gene encoding arginine--tRNA ligase → MIEHQLAGYIIQAFETLYGAKPEGVKLETTRQDFEGDYTFVVFPYIKISKKNPEQTAAELGEYIISNTKVVCSFNVVKGFLNLVIADNIWSNFLNEQYNNPSFGKGTVGNGQKVMVEYSSPNTNKPLHLGHTRNNLLGWSVSEILKANGYQVYKANLVNDRGIHICKSMIAWMSYGNGETPESTGSKGDKLVGKYYVAFEKYYRAEVQELIAKGIIEADAEKQAPLMIEAQEMLRKWEASDAETLRIWTLMNGWVYKGFEETYSRMGVDFNNYYYESQTYLLGKKFVEEGLTSGVFYKKADGSVWIDLTADGLDEKLVLRADGTSVYITQDLGTAQKKYDEVGYDKSIYVVANEQDYHFKVLKLILQKLGKPYAPGVMHLSYGMVDLPSGKMKSREGTVVDADELMDEMVQAAKDKTTELGKTQGFTEAEMNKLYHALGMGALKYFLLKVDPQKRMLFNPAESIDLHGNTGPFIQYTHARICSVMRTFGKLPQAVLVEKFDKYEKELLALIYKWPSIIIEAGKLYSPAIIANYIYEVAKEFNRLYHELPLVRESDEAIKNNRLAISQLTAHVLKQGLNILGIEAVERM
- a CDS encoding RsmE family RNA methyltransferase, giving the protein MIAFYTPECDELKEGEIITLNAEESWHGAKVLRIKNDESIIVLNGKGWIGEGRIQTVHDKQTAVILDKVLYHHPATNSLSIAVSVLKTNERMEWMLEKLTELGVAKISFIECKRTERNKLNLERMQKIAIAALKQCKRSWLPVIEGVMSYEKYMQQEFVGEKYIAFCDAKEYIKFNAQKSATILIGPEGDFNESEIVLAKAQGFKPILISKQILRTETAAMAIAAVWDLGN
- a CDS encoding glycosyltransferase family 4 protein → MKKILFLCSEFPPGPGGIGNHGFNLIKTLQQKGYEVSIVTNLENATHVESQNFATAQHLEVNYINREGVLPVQFRRILAAFSIVSHHNIILCSGMFSLWVAGLLKIFYRKKKYIAIIHGTEVTDTNAIHQRFTKWALKKFDTVISVSKYTQEQIEPKNKKTKYEVIPNAITAADLQKYIVSEPTKWKGNPSLLTVGNVTRRKGQQNVIKALPQIIKMYPKVHYHIVGLPSKKSEFETLANELKVSDYITFHGKVDVQTLYTSYQSCDVFVMLSEKQPDGDVEGFGIAILEANYYGKPAIGATACGIEDAIEEGSTGHKVSNKNPELIATALQKIMGNYNHYHTNSKSWAMKHDWNDIAEDYIKLM
- a CDS encoding SCO family protein; translated protein: MKNTKTILVIVAIVGIGFFLYNIWQKNNVMPIREIPVLGDSGHVVKPFSFINQDGKIVTQNDLKGKVYVVEYFFTTCQSICVPMGQNMMKVDSAFKDRNDFMILSHTVDPETDSVDILKQYAEAHHSSKNWMFLTGTQRDLYTTAAESYLLDSPARVKSPEYFLHTKFFMLVDKQGHLRGDAYDGTDLNKVYKLIEDAKMLLRD